One window of Sulfurospirillum sp. 1612 genomic DNA carries:
- the dnaJ gene encoding molecular chaperone DnaJ, with protein MDLEYYEILEIDRNADSGEIKKAYRKQALKYHPDRNQGDKEAEEKFKLVNEAYQVLSDETKRATYDRYGKEGLDSQGFSHFSDMNYEDIMGDLGSIFESVFGGGFGGGFGGSSRRSDQKYPLDQEESVTLEFNEAAFGCQKEIKFRYKTPCKHCDGTGSEDKEVKNCPDCNGKGQVFYRQGFMTYSQTCPTCGGKGKIIKNKCSKCSGKGYEELKESMTIDIPEGVDNDNRIRVANKGNIDQLGRRGDLYILIQVNEDEHFVRHNDDVYIEIPVFFTQIALGDKLEIPTLRGKTTLELPLGAKDKQQFIFKNEGIKNVHNHRKGSLIAQINIKYPKKVNAEQRELLEKLGESFGYKTEQQDETFSGVFDKIKGWFN; from the coding sequence TTGGACTTAGAATACTACGAAATACTTGAAATAGATAGAAATGCAGATAGTGGTGAGATTAAAAAAGCCTACCGAAAACAAGCCTTAAAATATCATCCCGATCGTAACCAAGGGGATAAAGAAGCAGAAGAAAAGTTTAAACTTGTCAATGAAGCCTATCAAGTTTTGAGTGATGAGACCAAACGAGCTACTTATGATAGATACGGAAAAGAAGGATTAGATTCTCAAGGATTTAGTCATTTCTCAGATATGAATTATGAAGATATTATGGGCGATTTAGGCTCTATATTTGAATCCGTATTTGGCGGTGGTTTCGGTGGAGGATTTGGCGGTTCTAGCAGAAGAAGTGATCAAAAATACCCTCTTGATCAAGAAGAAAGTGTGACATTAGAATTCAACGAAGCAGCCTTTGGATGTCAAAAAGAGATCAAATTCAGATACAAAACACCATGTAAACATTGTGATGGAACGGGTAGTGAAGATAAAGAGGTAAAAAATTGTCCCGACTGTAATGGAAAGGGTCAAGTTTTTTATAGACAAGGGTTTATGACCTATTCACAAACATGCCCAACTTGTGGTGGTAAGGGTAAAATCATCAAAAACAAATGCTCCAAATGTTCTGGAAAAGGTTATGAAGAACTTAAAGAGAGTATGACCATTGATATCCCAGAAGGGGTGGACAATGACAACCGAATCCGCGTGGCCAACAAAGGAAATATCGATCAACTGGGAAGAAGAGGTGATCTTTATATCCTTATTCAAGTCAACGAAGATGAGCATTTTGTCAGACACAATGATGATGTTTATATCGAAATCCCTGTCTTTTTTACGCAAATCGCCTTGGGTGATAAACTCGAAATTCCAACCCTTCGAGGTAAAACGACATTAGAATTGCCTCTTGGGGCCAAAGACAAACAACAGTTTATCTTTAAAAATGAAGGTATCAAAAATGTCCACAACCATCGCAAAGGTAGCCTGATTGCACAAATCAATATCAAATATCCTAAGAAAGTCAACGCCGAACAACGCGAGTTACTTGAAAAATTAGGTGAAAGTTTTGGCTATAAAACAGAACAACAAGATGAGACTTTCAGTGGTGTTTTTGATAAAATAAAAGGTTGGTTTAATTAA
- the ppk2 gene encoding polyphosphate kinase 2: MAKNNEKVQIWVKKETLEYEQELKKLQVELLKFQNHVKDAGLRYLMLFEGRDAAGKGGTIKRITEHLNPRGARVVALAKPDDREKSQWYFERYVKHLPSAGEIVLFDRSWYNRAMVEPVMGFCTEREHHKFLKDAPLFERMILEEGLKIFKFYFSVSKKEQAARFKERETDPLKQYKLSHVDKESQRLWDEYTLAKFMMLSATHTNIAPWTVVKSDNKKKARINTIKHILNFVDYPNKIDAKEIEVDKDIIVYGRDETIRMENNLTFSKK, translated from the coding sequence ATGGCAAAAAATAATGAAAAAGTTCAAATTTGGGTCAAAAAAGAGACACTTGAGTATGAACAAGAGTTGAAAAAATTACAGGTAGAATTACTGAAATTTCAAAATCATGTTAAAGATGCAGGATTGCGATATTTGATGTTATTTGAGGGACGAGATGCCGCAGGGAAGGGGGGAACCATCAAGCGAATCACAGAACATCTCAATCCACGAGGCGCACGTGTTGTGGCACTTGCGAAGCCCGATGATAGGGAAAAATCTCAATGGTATTTTGAACGCTATGTCAAACACTTGCCCAGTGCCGGTGAGATTGTATTGTTTGATCGGAGTTGGTATAACCGTGCGATGGTTGAGCCGGTGATGGGGTTCTGCACCGAGCGAGAACATCATAAATTTTTGAAAGATGCTCCTTTGTTTGAGCGTATGATTTTAGAAGAGGGATTGAAAATTTTCAAATTTTATTTTTCTGTTTCAAAGAAAGAGCAAGCCGCGCGGTTTAAAGAAAGAGAAACCGACCCACTAAAGCAGTATAAACTCTCTCATGTGGATAAAGAGTCACAAAGATTATGGGATGAATATACCTTGGCAAAATTCATGATGTTAAGTGCTACGCATACGAATATCGCACCGTGGACGGTTGTGAAAAGCGACAACAAGAAAAAAGCGAGAATTAACACCATCAAACACATATTAAATTTTGTAGATTATCCTAATAAGATCGATGCCAAAGAGATTGAGGTCGATAAGGATATTATCGTGTATGGAAGAGATGAAACCATTCGTATGGAAAATAATCTTACGTTTTCAAAGAAATAG
- a CDS encoding Spy/CpxP family protein refolding chaperone: MKTKILLGTLLAGALSASLYASGYNMPNNNPGMMGPQNMQRGNMMNCNHKKGMKAMHKRGGRMMMFANLNLSPEQRYQLSILRDEMKLDMKKARGFKRQGKMVQFIKGDHFDKDAFIKYSNKMHEKMVEIRANHMEKVLKVLTKEQVTQLKQNLAQPRR, encoded by the coding sequence ATGAAAACAAAAATTTTACTAGGAACACTTTTAGCAGGTGCACTCAGTGCCAGTCTCTACGCCAGTGGATATAATATGCCAAATAACAATCCCGGTATGATGGGACCACAAAATATGCAACGCGGCAACATGATGAATTGTAACCATAAAAAAGGTATGAAGGCGATGCATAAAAGAGGTGGTAGGATGATGATGTTTGCCAATCTCAATCTAAGCCCAGAACAAAGATATCAACTCTCAATCCTCAGAGATGAAATGAAACTTGATATGAAAAAAGCACGAGGATTTAAACGACAGGGCAAGATGGTACAATTTATAAAAGGCGATCATTTTGATAAAGATGCTTTTATAAAATATTCTAACAAAATGCATGAAAAAATGGTGGAAATACGAGCCAATCATATGGAAAAAGTTTTAAAAGTCTTGACCAAAGAGCAAGTCACACAACTCAAACAAAATCTCGCACAACCACGTCGTTAG
- a CDS encoding thioredoxin fold domain-containing protein translates to MKKNILGIVASALITCSLFASSTLPMKIQNEIKNLTFIKKAGFKILDIKAIGDTYAIKATHPKMPQATLFVSKDMKVVVIGAGFMNDSGQRISFPVDMKPYAKEAAYTYGNGAKNYYVFTDPECPFCQTFEKNLINLKKDATLHVFLYPLPFHKHAIAMSHYILSKKTSEERAKAIASIALGNTAYKTMTYSQAELKQFSTLLNRYKKIAETIGVKGTPSVYTQDGTAISWVSLLTKKPLK, encoded by the coding sequence ATGAAAAAAAATATTTTGGGTATCGTTGCGAGTGCGCTGATAACGTGTTCGTTATTTGCAAGTAGTACGTTACCGATGAAAATACAAAATGAGATCAAAAATCTTACCTTTATCAAAAAAGCCGGTTTTAAAATCTTAGATATCAAGGCGATTGGTGATACCTATGCCATCAAGGCCACCCATCCCAAAATGCCACAAGCAACACTTTTTGTCTCCAAAGATATGAAAGTCGTCGTCATTGGTGCAGGCTTTATGAATGATAGCGGTCAGCGTATTTCATTTCCCGTTGATATGAAACCATATGCCAAAGAGGCTGCTTATACTTATGGAAATGGCGCAAAAAATTATTATGTATTTACAGACCCCGAATGTCCGTTTTGCCAAACTTTTGAGAAGAACTTAATCAATCTCAAAAAAGATGCCACCTTGCATGTGTTTTTGTATCCACTCCCCTTTCACAAACATGCCATCGCGATGTCCCATTATATATTAAGCAAAAAAACAAGTGAAGAAAGAGCCAAAGCCATTGCCTCTATTGCCTTAGGTAATACGGCTTATAAAACGATGACCTACTCACAAGCTGAGCTGAAACAGTTTTCAACCCTTTTGAATCGCTATAAAAAAATTGCAGAGACGATTGGAGTCAAGGGAACTCCTTCTGTATATACGCAAGATGGTACTGCCATCAGTTGGGTAAGTCTTCTGACAAAAAAACCTCTCAAGTAA
- a CDS encoding response regulator transcription factor: MINVLMIEDDTEFAEILSEYLAKYNIKITNYEDPYLGLSAGIKKYDLLILDLTLPGIDGLEVCKEVVEKYDIPIIISSARSDISDKVIGLQIGADDYLPKPYDPKEMYARIQSLIRRYKKSTNTTESATANPDSDFRVDEKRHQIFLKEAPLNLTPAEYEILSYMIKQNGFSISREQLVYNCSSLKDKGSKSLDVIMGRLRSKIGDSSKNPTYIHSVRGIGYKLVG; encoded by the coding sequence ATGATAAATGTTTTAATGATAGAAGACGATACCGAATTTGCTGAAATTTTGAGTGAATATTTAGCAAAATATAATATCAAAATAACCAATTATGAAGATCCTTATCTAGGATTGAGTGCGGGTATTAAAAAGTATGACCTTTTGATACTAGATCTCACACTTCCAGGGATTGATGGATTGGAAGTGTGTAAAGAAGTGGTTGAAAAATATGATATTCCTATCATCATCTCTTCAGCACGCAGTGATATTAGTGATAAAGTCATCGGTTTGCAAATTGGGGCTGATGATTACTTGCCTAAACCTTATGACCCAAAAGAGATGTATGCACGAATCCAAAGTTTGATTCGCCGGTACAAAAAATCAACCAATACGACTGAATCTGCCACAGCCAATCCCGATAGTGATTTTAGAGTCGATGAAAAACGCCATCAAATCTTCTTAAAAGAGGCGCCATTGAATCTGACTCCGGCAGAATATGAAATCCTCTCTTATATGATTAAACAAAATGGATTTTCAATTTCAAGAGAACAACTTGTGTACAATTGTAGCTCTCTTAAAGACAAAGGGAGTAAGAGTCTGGATGTGATTATGGGACGACTGAGAAGCAAGATAGGAGACAGCTCCAAAAATCCGACATACATACATTCTGTCAGAGGGATTGGATATAAGTTAGTCGGATGA
- the recR gene encoding recombination mediator RecR has product MKQLEKFNDLVEAFQAIPTVGKKSALRFAYHLVLNDTFLAMKLANSIETAVKSIKKCQNCGALSENEICEICLDEQRDQSKICLVENAKDILILEENHIYNGKYFVLENIEPDNIEKLKDLVKTEVKEVIFALTPSLSNDVVIMFIEDSLKEYSLSFTKIAQGVPTGVHLENVDILSLSKAMDLRVKI; this is encoded by the coding sequence ATGAAACAATTAGAAAAATTTAATGACCTCGTTGAGGCTTTTCAAGCTATCCCGACTGTTGGTAAAAAATCAGCGCTTCGATTTGCTTATCATTTGGTGCTAAATGATACATTTTTGGCGATGAAATTGGCAAATTCAATCGAAACAGCGGTCAAATCGATCAAAAAATGTCAAAATTGTGGGGCGCTTAGTGAAAATGAAATCTGTGAGATTTGTTTGGATGAACAGCGAGACCAGAGCAAAATCTGCCTAGTAGAAAATGCCAAAGATATTTTGATTTTAGAAGAAAACCATATTTACAATGGGAAATATTTTGTACTTGAAAATATAGAACCTGACAATATAGAAAAACTAAAAGATTTGGTTAAGACGGAGGTAAAAGAGGTGATTTTTGCACTCACGCCCTCTCTCTCCAATGATGTTGTGATTATGTTCATAGAGGATTCTCTCAAAGAGTACTCCTTATCCTTTACAAAAATTGCACAAGGAGTTCCTACTGGAGTGCATTTGGAAAATGTCGATATATTGTCTTTATCCAAAGCGATGGATTTACGAGTGAAGATTTAG
- a CDS encoding lysophospholipid acyltransferase family protein: MIDVAHEIMKKFPKLETRPSIIKKPLIKIAQKIVHEDKINDFLNDYKHLKGFEFVEAVLEYFKFDFSYAHNDLENIPSVGRVVIIANHPLGGLDALCLLKLLGKIRKDVKIIANDFLAGVDSLDSVFIKIDNFKRKQPKAIVKKIYEALHHEEAIIIFPAGEVSRISPYGIRDGKWQKGFLKFASRTNSPIVPILIDAKNSKTFYTLSLLNKTFSTLLLSDEMFKQHHKNINIKIGKIIPHEHIIPMGMAERYLPNLYKKHLYGLKKEKRLLFQTHNAIAHGERKEDLKHELKEAHILGQTADGKMIYLYDYRADSAIIKEIGRLREISFRKVNEGVNKKRDVDIYDTHYKHIILWDEEALEIIGAYRIAIGAEILEQYGVEGFYTHTLFNFNDSFLPYLKDAIELGRSFVQPKYWGSRALDYLWYGIGAYLKNNPQIKYMYGPVSLSASLPLVAKELIISFYRHYFGTHSHFVTPTNPYKPTIENKELIDIFTKNNYQEDLKILRQTLRNMNIAIPVLYKQYSELCEDGGVCFHDFNIDPNFSNCVDGFIMVEISKIKESKKKYLS; this comes from the coding sequence ATGATAGATGTAGCACACGAGATTATGAAAAAATTTCCAAAATTAGAGACACGACCTTCCATTATCAAAAAACCTCTCATTAAAATCGCACAAAAAATTGTACATGAAGATAAAATCAATGATTTTCTCAATGATTACAAACATTTAAAAGGGTTTGAATTTGTAGAAGCGGTGTTAGAATACTTCAAATTTGATTTTTCATATGCGCACAATGATTTGGAAAATATTCCCTCTGTTGGTCGTGTTGTCATTATTGCCAATCATCCCCTAGGAGGATTAGATGCCCTGTGCTTATTGAAATTGCTTGGAAAAATTCGAAAAGACGTCAAAATTATCGCCAATGACTTTTTAGCAGGCGTAGATTCCCTAGACTCCGTTTTTATAAAAATCGACAATTTCAAAAGAAAACAACCCAAAGCCATAGTAAAAAAAATCTACGAAGCCTTACATCATGAAGAGGCTATCATCATATTTCCAGCAGGAGAAGTCAGTCGTATCTCACCTTATGGGATACGAGATGGCAAATGGCAAAAGGGATTTTTGAAATTTGCAAGCAGAACGAACAGTCCCATCGTGCCTATTTTGATTGATGCTAAAAATTCCAAAACCTTTTATACGCTCTCCTTGCTCAACAAAACTTTTTCCACACTGTTACTCTCTGATGAGATGTTTAAACAACATCATAAAAATATCAATATAAAAATTGGGAAAATAATTCCTCACGAACATATCATTCCTATGGGTATGGCAGAGCGTTATCTTCCAAATTTATACAAAAAACATCTCTATGGACTCAAAAAAGAGAAACGACTCCTCTTTCAGACTCACAATGCCATCGCCCATGGTGAGCGAAAAGAAGATTTAAAACATGAATTAAAAGAGGCCCATATATTAGGACAAACAGCCGATGGAAAGATGATTTATCTGTATGATTATCGAGCCGATTCTGCCATCATCAAAGAGATTGGACGGCTGAGAGAAATCAGTTTTAGAAAAGTCAATGAAGGCGTAAACAAAAAACGTGATGTTGACATCTATGATACCCACTACAAACACATCATACTCTGGGATGAGGAGGCTTTGGAGATTATCGGTGCGTATCGCATCGCCATTGGGGCTGAAATCTTGGAGCAATATGGTGTTGAAGGATTTTATACGCACACGCTTTTTAATTTCAACGACTCTTTTTTGCCCTATCTCAAAGATGCCATAGAGTTGGGAAGAAGTTTTGTGCAACCAAAATATTGGGGAAGCCGTGCCCTCGATTATCTCTGGTATGGTATTGGTGCGTATCTCAAAAACAATCCCCAAATAAAATATATGTATGGGCCGGTGAGTTTAAGCGCCTCACTTCCTTTGGTTGCCAAAGAGTTAATTATCTCTTTTTATCGCCACTATTTTGGAACCCATTCGCATTTTGTTACCCCGACAAACCCTTACAAACCCACAATAGAAAATAAAGAACTCATTGATATTTTCACAAAAAACAATTATCAAGAAGATTTGAAAATTTTACGCCAAACACTCAGAAATATGAATATTGCGATTCCGGTTTTATATAAACAATACAGTGAATTATGTGAAGATGGCGGTGTCTGTTTTCATGATTTTAATATCGATCCAAATTTTTCAAATTGCGTCGATGGCTTTATTATGGTAGAAATCTCAAAAATCAAAGAATCCAAGAAAAAATATTTAAGCTAA
- a CDS encoding M48 family metallopeptidase, translated as MKKFFIFNNKKIFYTLITNKKLKHLYITIHPQEGVIVKSPYGSHDTVEKILDSKAAWIDKKITLLSTKQTIEQIYEKEKKLLLLGEKISVDNIKDLNHFYKQKSVEIVTPLVQKHAQIMSLYPRRVAFRKAKRRWGSCSSRNDISFNSSLCQLPIRCIEYVIIHELAHISHKHHQQSFWHTVAHFMPDYKQQIQQIRHYFPAISLKT; from the coding sequence ATTAAAAAATTTTTTATTTTCAACAATAAGAAGATTTTCTATACTCTCATTACCAATAAAAAACTCAAGCATTTATATATCACGATTCACCCCCAAGAGGGGGTAATCGTGAAAAGCCCCTATGGTTCTCATGATACTGTTGAAAAAATTCTCGATTCAAAAGCTGCGTGGATTGATAAAAAAATAACCCTTCTTAGCACCAAGCAAACTATCGAACAAATTTATGAAAAAGAGAAAAAGCTGCTACTATTGGGCGAGAAAATCTCAGTAGACAACATCAAAGATTTAAATCATTTTTATAAACAAAAAAGTGTAGAAATCGTCACTCCCTTGGTTCAAAAACATGCACAAATCATGTCACTTTACCCAAGACGTGTGGCATTTAGAAAGGCAAAAAGGCGCTGGGGAAGCTGTAGTAGTCGCAATGATATTAGCTTTAATTCAAGCCTCTGTCAGCTCCCAATAAGATGTATCGAATACGTCATTATCCATGAATTAGCACACATCTCTCACAAACATCATCAACAATCATTTTGGCACACGGTGGCACATTTTATGCCAGATTATAAGCAACAAATACAACAAATCCGACACTATTTTCCCGCTATTTCTTTGAAAACGTAA
- a CDS encoding ArsS family sensor histidine kinase, which translates to MREQSLSSKITIIFVFSLILLGMFFVLLLKYQEEKNIEHMKQRQFQSINYLFTLYRNNYTPRNIEEYFHTFDLKKVENPSLKQAVLDQGTIIYRKSINLNRFTSIEYNDKYYLFIESIMTNVLLESNSTVKNSDKQLWIGFAIALIIFISMYISIIRSISPLKELSLKIREFASGNMNIDCKSDQDDEIAEVANEFDRAVKKISALMASRQLFLRTIMHELKTPIGKGRIVSEMLEDDKAKNRLITIFERLDILISEFAKIEQLVSQSYTPNFKNYNLIYVLDHATDLLMLENDTQAEHVKVDIVEELILRADFELLALAMKNLMDNAIKHSVDHVVHVRSDHGAIIFENSGEKLPLGIEEYLKPFISGNIKQGLGLGLYIVKNIVELHDFSLEYYYFEEKKIHQFKIIT; encoded by the coding sequence ATGAGAGAACAATCACTGAGTTCAAAGATTACGATTATTTTCGTATTTTCTCTCATACTGCTGGGGATGTTTTTTGTTTTGTTGCTAAAATACCAAGAAGAGAAAAATATCGAACATATGAAACAACGACAGTTTCAATCGATTAACTATCTTTTTACGCTCTATCGCAACAATTACACACCTCGCAATATCGAAGAGTATTTTCACACGTTTGATCTCAAAAAGGTTGAAAATCCCTCTTTAAAGCAAGCGGTATTGGATCAAGGTACGATTATTTATAGAAAATCTATCAACCTCAATCGTTTTACCTCAATCGAATATAATGATAAATATTATCTATTTATTGAAAGTATCATGACCAATGTTTTATTGGAGAGTAACAGTACGGTTAAAAACAGTGACAAACAGCTCTGGATAGGCTTTGCGATTGCCTTGATTATTTTTATTTCCATGTATATTTCGATTATCAGGAGCATCTCTCCTTTGAAAGAGTTGAGTTTAAAAATCCGTGAATTTGCCAGTGGTAATATGAATATTGACTGTAAAAGTGATCAAGACGATGAGATTGCTGAGGTGGCCAATGAGTTTGATCGTGCCGTCAAAAAAATATCTGCTTTGATGGCGTCACGCCAGTTGTTTTTGCGTACGATTATGCATGAGCTGAAAACCCCGATTGGCAAAGGTCGAATCGTCTCTGAGATGCTTGAGGATGACAAAGCTAAAAACCGTTTGATTACGATTTTTGAGCGATTGGATATTTTGATTAGTGAATTTGCTAAGATAGAGCAACTGGTCTCACAAAGCTATACTCCAAATTTCAAAAATTATAACTTAATCTACGTCCTTGATCATGCGACGGATCTTTTGATGTTGGAGAATGACACCCAAGCGGAGCATGTTAAAGTGGATATTGTAGAAGAACTCATCTTGCGTGCGGATTTTGAGTTGCTCGCTTTAGCGATGAAAAATCTCATGGATAATGCTATCAAACATAGCGTTGACCATGTTGTTCATGTACGCAGTGACCATGGTGCCATCATCTTTGAAAACAGTGGAGAGAAATTGCCTTTGGGAATTGAAGAGTATCTTAAACCCTTTATTTCAGGCAATATCAAACAAGGTTTGGGCTTAGGACTTTATATTGTGAAAAATATAGTAGAATTACATGATTTTTCTTTGGAGTATTACTATTTTGAAGAGAAAAAAATACATCAATTTAAGATAATAACATGA
- a CDS encoding DNA polymerase III subunit gamma/tau, producing MSQVLALKYRPKSFDQLIGQRSVTQTLSLALNQDRLSHAYLFSGLRGSGKTSTARIFAKALICDQGPNATPCETCENCKMANENRHIDIVEMDAASSRKIDDIRELIEHTKYKPSIARYKIFIIDEVHMLTKEAFNALLKTLEEPPPYIKFILATTDPMKLPPTILSRTQHFRFKQISEQDVVNHLAHILNLENVTYEIEALHMLSRAGNGSLRDTLTLLDQAIIFSQSNITAQNLASMLGLLDPKQLESIFAAILSKDKEKILVILKELETYECEVVLDELIAYLKRAFFEQDSRFTLLLNERFFRILSEAKNLLYLNADNTFVLSLVFFKMIEAMNIKTVDDMIDELESEKFRHPGMQESAPSVQRHHDTPSIPSTPPQPEPPAQPAQKAQDDFAKLIALLKDRNLETGTCFEQSVSFISFDGQALTLSSNAPDSCRKKLRHATSIIKHFVQEVYGINTVIKMLQTKPAQKDTPSEPAAIPPQDAPLQNTPTPQEEIPSVEKKEQYDQNSGSCVAGEMMRGKEEIDAKEILSNPFMQKAQELFDPKKIEIHPKI from the coding sequence TTGTCACAAGTACTCGCACTAAAATATCGTCCTAAGTCATTTGATCAACTCATAGGCCAGCGCTCTGTCACACAAACACTCTCTTTGGCACTCAATCAAGACCGTCTCTCTCATGCCTACCTTTTTTCAGGCTTGAGGGGAAGCGGAAAAACTTCGACAGCGAGAATTTTCGCCAAAGCATTGATTTGCGATCAAGGTCCCAATGCCACACCATGTGAAACGTGTGAAAATTGTAAAATGGCCAATGAAAATCGCCACATCGATATCGTAGAGATGGATGCTGCAAGTAGCAGAAAGATTGATGATATTCGCGAACTCATCGAACATACCAAATATAAACCCAGTATCGCACGATATAAAATTTTTATCATCGATGAAGTGCACATGCTCACCAAAGAGGCGTTTAATGCGCTGCTAAAGACACTTGAAGAGCCACCGCCTTATATCAAATTTATACTTGCCACCACTGATCCGATGAAATTGCCACCGACGATTTTATCACGAACGCAACACTTTCGATTTAAACAAATTTCAGAGCAAGATGTGGTCAATCATCTCGCACACATACTCAATCTAGAAAATGTCACGTATGAAATCGAGGCTCTGCATATGCTCAGTCGCGCGGGTAATGGCTCTCTTAGAGATACCCTCACCCTACTGGATCAAGCCATCATCTTTTCACAATCAAATATCACTGCACAAAATCTCGCTTCCATGCTCGGATTGTTAGATCCAAAACAATTGGAAAGCATCTTTGCGGCTATTTTGTCTAAGGATAAAGAAAAAATCTTAGTCATTTTAAAAGAGTTAGAGACTTATGAATGTGAAGTCGTCTTAGATGAGCTCATTGCCTATCTCAAACGCGCATTCTTTGAGCAGGATAGTCGCTTTACCCTTCTTTTAAATGAACGATTTTTTAGAATTTTATCAGAAGCAAAAAATTTGCTTTATCTTAATGCTGATAACACTTTTGTTTTGTCATTAGTCTTTTTCAAAATGATTGAAGCGATGAATATCAAAACGGTTGATGATATGATTGATGAATTAGAGAGTGAAAAATTCAGACATCCAGGGATGCAGGAGTCTGCCCCTAGCGTACAACGCCATCATGATACTCCATCAATACCATCAACACCGCCTCAACCTGAGCCACCCGCACAACCGGCTCAAAAAGCACAAGATGATTTTGCAAAACTAATCGCTTTGTTAAAAGATCGCAATCTTGAGACAGGAACCTGTTTTGAACAATCGGTCTCTTTTATATCTTTTGATGGACAAGCCCTAACCCTCAGTTCTAATGCACCCGATTCATGTCGTAAAAAACTCCGACATGCCACGAGTATCATCAAACATTTTGTTCAAGAAGTTTACGGTATCAACACCGTTATTAAAATGCTTCAGACTAAACCAGCACAAAAGGATACGCCATCTGAGCCTGCTGCCATTCCGCCACAAGATGCCCCTTTGCAAAATACACCCACACCTCAAGAGGAGATACCCTCAGTAGAGAAAAAAGAGCAATATGATCAAAATTCGGGTAGTTGTGTTGCGGGAGAGATGATGAGAGGCAAGGAAGAAATCGATGCCAAAGAGATCCTCAGCAATCCCTTTATGCAAAAGGCGCAGGAATTATTTGATCCAAAAAAGATAGAGATTCATCCTAAGATTTAA